The following are encoded together in the Bos javanicus breed banteng chromosome 4, ARS-OSU_banteng_1.0, whole genome shotgun sequence genome:
- the CHPF2 gene encoding chondroitin sulfate glucuronyltransferase isoform X1 — protein MAGPTAMRLSSVLALLRPALPLILGLSLGCSLSLLRVSWIQGEGDDPCVEAVGEAGGPQSLDSRTQLDQSDEDFKPRIVPYYRDPNKPYKKVLRTRYIQTELGSRERLLVAVLTSRATLSTLAVAVNRTVAHHFPRLLYFTGQRGARTPAGMQVVSHGDERPAWLMSETLRHLHTHFGADYDWFFIMQDDTYVQAPRLAALAGHLSINQDLYLGRAEEFIGAGEQARYCHGGFGYLLSRSLLLRLRPHLDGCRGDILSARPDEWLGRCLIDSLGIGCVSQHQGQRYRSFELAKNRDPETESSLAFLSAFAVHPVSEGTLMYRLHKRFSALELERAYSEIEQLQAQIRNLTALTPEGEAGLSWPLGLPAPFTPHSRFEVLGWDYFTEQHTFSCVDGAPKCPLQGASRADVGDAVETALEQLNRRYQPRLRFQKQRLLNGYRRFDPARGMEYTLDLLLEAVTQRGHRRALARRVSLLRPLSRVEILPMPYVTEATRVQLVLPLQAAEAAAAPAFLEAFAAGVLEPREHALLTLLLVYGPREGGRGAPDPFVGVKAAAAELERRYPGTRLAWLAVRAEAPSQVRLMDVVSKKHPVDTLFFLATVWTRPGPEVLNRCRMNAISGWQAFFPVHFQEFNPALAPQRPPPGAGPDPPSPPGADPARGAAGGGRFDRQASAEGCFYNADYLAARARLAADLAGQEEEEALEGLEVMDVFLRFSGLHLFRAVEPGLVQKFSLRDCSPRLSEELYHRCRLSNLEGLGGRAQLAMALFEQEQANST, from the exons ATGGCAGGGCCCACCGCCATGCGGCTGAGCTCAGTGTTGGCTCTGCTGCGACCAGCACTGCCCCTCATCCTAGGGCTGTCTCTGGGGTGCAGCCTGAGCCTCTTGAGGGTGTCCTGGATCCAGGGGGAGGGGGATGATCCCTGCGTAGAGGCTGTGGGGGAAGCCGGAGGGCCACAGAGTCTAGACTCAAGAACTCAGCTTGACCAAAGCGACGAAGACTTCAAACCGCGGATTGTCCCCTACTACAGGGATCCCAACAAGCCCTACAAGAAGGTGCTCAG GACTCGGTACATCCAGACAGAGCTGGGCTCTCGCGAGCGGTTGCTGGTGGCTGTCCTGACCTCCCGGGCCACGCTGTCCACTCTGGCTGTGGCTGTGAACCGTACGGTGGCCCACCACTTCCCCCGGTTGCTCTACTTCACTGGGCAGCGAGGGGCCCGGACCCCAGCAGGGATGCAGGTGGTATCTCACGGGGACGAACGGCCAGCCTGGCTCATGTCTGAGACCCTGCGCCATCTTCACACGCACTTCGGGGCCGACTACGACTGGTTCTTCATCATGCAGGACGACACGTACGTGCAGGCCCCCCGCCTGGCGGCCCTGGCCGGCCACCTCAGCATCAACCAGGACCTGTACCTGGGCCGGGCAGAGGAGTTCATCGGCGCTGGCGAGCAGGCCCGGTACTGCCACGGGGGCTTTGGCTACCTGTTGTCACGGAGCCTCCTGCTTCGGCTGCGGCCACATCTGGATGGCTGCCGTGGAGACATTCTCAGTGCCCGACCTGACGAGTGGCTCGGCCGCTGCCTCATTGACTCTCTGGGCATCGGCTGTGTCTCGCAACACCAG GGGCAGCGGTATCGCTCGTTTGAACTGGCCAAAAATAGGGACCCCGAGACGGAGAGCAGCTTAGCTTTCCTGAGTGCCTTCGCGGTGCACCCTGTCTCCGAGGGAACCCTCATGTACCGGCTCCACAAGCGCTTCAGTGCTCTGGAGCTGGAGCGGGCCTACAGTGAAATAGAACAGCTGCAG GCTCAGATCCGGAACCTGACCGCGCTGACCCCTGAGGGCGAGGCGGGGCTGAGCTGGCCCCTTGGGCTCCCGGCCCCCTTCACGCCGCACTCTCGTTTTGAGGTGCTGGGCTGGGACTACTTCACAGAGCAGCACACCTTCTCCTGCGTGGACGGGGCCCCCAAGTGCCCCCTGCAAGGGGCGAGCAGGGCAGACGTGGGCGACGCTGTGGAGACGGCCCTGGAGCAGCTGAACCGGCGCTACCAGCCCCGCCTGCGCTTCCAGAAGCAGCGGCTGCTCAACGGCTACCGGCGCTTTGACCCAGCACGGGGCATGGAGTACACGCTGGACCTGCTGCTGGAGGCCGTGACGCAGCGGGGGCACCGGCGGGCGCTGGCGCGCAGGGTCAGCCTGCTGCGGCCGCTGAGCCGCGTGGAGATCCTGCCCATGCCCTACGTCACCGAGGCCACGCGCGTGCAGCTGGTGCTGCCGCTGCAGGCTGCTGAGGCTGCCGCGGCCCCCGCATTCCTGGAGGCCTTTGCGGCCGGGGTCCTGGAACCCCGAGAGCACGCCTTACTCACCCTGTTGCTGGTCTACGGGCCGCGGGAAGGGGGCCGAGGGGCCCCAGACCCGTTCGTCGGGGTGAAGGCGGCAGCGGCCGAGCTGGAACGACGATACCCCGGGACGAGGCTGGCCTGGCTCGCCGTGCGAGCGGAGGCACCTTCCCAGGTGCGGCTCATGGACGTGGTCTCCAAGAAGCACCCCGTGGACACGCTCTTCTTCCTCGCCACCGTGTGGACCAGGCCGGGGCCCGAGGTCCTTAACCGCTGCCGCATGAACGCCATCTCCGGCTGGCAGGCCTTCTTCCCGGTCCACTTCCAGGAGTTCAACCCCGCCCTGGCACCACAGAGACCGCCCCCAGGGGCTGGCCCCGACCCCCCATCCCCTCCGGGTGCAGACCCTGCCCGGGGGGCTGCTGGAGGGGGCAGGTTTGACCGGCAGGCTTCGGCAGAGGGCTGCTTCTACAACGCGGACTACCTGGCTGCCCGAGCCCGGCTGGCCGCCGACCTGGCAggccaggaagaggaggaagcccTGGAGGGGCTGGAGGTGATGGATGTTTTCCTCCGGTTCTCAGGGCTCCACCTTTTCCGGGCCGTGGAGCCAGGGCTGGTGCAGAAGTTCTCCCTACGGGACTGCAGCCCTCGGCTCAGCGAGGAACTCTACCACCGGTGCCGCCTCAGCAacctggaggggctggggggccGCGCGCAGCTGGCCATGGCCCTGTTCGAGCAGGAGCAGGCCAACAGCACCTAG
- the CHPF2 gene encoding chondroitin sulfate glucuronyltransferase isoform X2 has translation MAGPTAMRLSSVLALLRPALPLILGLSLGCSLSLLRVSWIQGEGDDPCVEAVGEAGGPQSLDSRTQLDQSDEDFKPRIVPYYRDPNKPYKKVLRTRYIQTELGSRERLLVAVLTSRATLSTLAVAVNRTVAHHFPRLLYFTGQRGARTPAGMQVVSHGDERPAWLMSETLRHLHTHFGADYDWFFIMQDDTYVQAPRLAALAGHLSINQDLYLGRAEEFIGAGEQARYCHGGFGYLLSRSLLLRLRPHLDGCRGDILSARPDEWLGRCLIDSLGIGCVSQHQAQIRNLTALTPEGEAGLSWPLGLPAPFTPHSRFEVLGWDYFTEQHTFSCVDGAPKCPLQGASRADVGDAVETALEQLNRRYQPRLRFQKQRLLNGYRRFDPARGMEYTLDLLLEAVTQRGHRRALARRVSLLRPLSRVEILPMPYVTEATRVQLVLPLQAAEAAAAPAFLEAFAAGVLEPREHALLTLLLVYGPREGGRGAPDPFVGVKAAAAELERRYPGTRLAWLAVRAEAPSQVRLMDVVSKKHPVDTLFFLATVWTRPGPEVLNRCRMNAISGWQAFFPVHFQEFNPALAPQRPPPGAGPDPPSPPGADPARGAAGGGRFDRQASAEGCFYNADYLAARARLAADLAGQEEEEALEGLEVMDVFLRFSGLHLFRAVEPGLVQKFSLRDCSPRLSEELYHRCRLSNLEGLGGRAQLAMALFEQEQANST, from the exons ATGGCAGGGCCCACCGCCATGCGGCTGAGCTCAGTGTTGGCTCTGCTGCGACCAGCACTGCCCCTCATCCTAGGGCTGTCTCTGGGGTGCAGCCTGAGCCTCTTGAGGGTGTCCTGGATCCAGGGGGAGGGGGATGATCCCTGCGTAGAGGCTGTGGGGGAAGCCGGAGGGCCACAGAGTCTAGACTCAAGAACTCAGCTTGACCAAAGCGACGAAGACTTCAAACCGCGGATTGTCCCCTACTACAGGGATCCCAACAAGCCCTACAAGAAGGTGCTCAG GACTCGGTACATCCAGACAGAGCTGGGCTCTCGCGAGCGGTTGCTGGTGGCTGTCCTGACCTCCCGGGCCACGCTGTCCACTCTGGCTGTGGCTGTGAACCGTACGGTGGCCCACCACTTCCCCCGGTTGCTCTACTTCACTGGGCAGCGAGGGGCCCGGACCCCAGCAGGGATGCAGGTGGTATCTCACGGGGACGAACGGCCAGCCTGGCTCATGTCTGAGACCCTGCGCCATCTTCACACGCACTTCGGGGCCGACTACGACTGGTTCTTCATCATGCAGGACGACACGTACGTGCAGGCCCCCCGCCTGGCGGCCCTGGCCGGCCACCTCAGCATCAACCAGGACCTGTACCTGGGCCGGGCAGAGGAGTTCATCGGCGCTGGCGAGCAGGCCCGGTACTGCCACGGGGGCTTTGGCTACCTGTTGTCACGGAGCCTCCTGCTTCGGCTGCGGCCACATCTGGATGGCTGCCGTGGAGACATTCTCAGTGCCCGACCTGACGAGTGGCTCGGCCGCTGCCTCATTGACTCTCTGGGCATCGGCTGTGTCTCGCAACACCAG GCTCAGATCCGGAACCTGACCGCGCTGACCCCTGAGGGCGAGGCGGGGCTGAGCTGGCCCCTTGGGCTCCCGGCCCCCTTCACGCCGCACTCTCGTTTTGAGGTGCTGGGCTGGGACTACTTCACAGAGCAGCACACCTTCTCCTGCGTGGACGGGGCCCCCAAGTGCCCCCTGCAAGGGGCGAGCAGGGCAGACGTGGGCGACGCTGTGGAGACGGCCCTGGAGCAGCTGAACCGGCGCTACCAGCCCCGCCTGCGCTTCCAGAAGCAGCGGCTGCTCAACGGCTACCGGCGCTTTGACCCAGCACGGGGCATGGAGTACACGCTGGACCTGCTGCTGGAGGCCGTGACGCAGCGGGGGCACCGGCGGGCGCTGGCGCGCAGGGTCAGCCTGCTGCGGCCGCTGAGCCGCGTGGAGATCCTGCCCATGCCCTACGTCACCGAGGCCACGCGCGTGCAGCTGGTGCTGCCGCTGCAGGCTGCTGAGGCTGCCGCGGCCCCCGCATTCCTGGAGGCCTTTGCGGCCGGGGTCCTGGAACCCCGAGAGCACGCCTTACTCACCCTGTTGCTGGTCTACGGGCCGCGGGAAGGGGGCCGAGGGGCCCCAGACCCGTTCGTCGGGGTGAAGGCGGCAGCGGCCGAGCTGGAACGACGATACCCCGGGACGAGGCTGGCCTGGCTCGCCGTGCGAGCGGAGGCACCTTCCCAGGTGCGGCTCATGGACGTGGTCTCCAAGAAGCACCCCGTGGACACGCTCTTCTTCCTCGCCACCGTGTGGACCAGGCCGGGGCCCGAGGTCCTTAACCGCTGCCGCATGAACGCCATCTCCGGCTGGCAGGCCTTCTTCCCGGTCCACTTCCAGGAGTTCAACCCCGCCCTGGCACCACAGAGACCGCCCCCAGGGGCTGGCCCCGACCCCCCATCCCCTCCGGGTGCAGACCCTGCCCGGGGGGCTGCTGGAGGGGGCAGGTTTGACCGGCAGGCTTCGGCAGAGGGCTGCTTCTACAACGCGGACTACCTGGCTGCCCGAGCCCGGCTGGCCGCCGACCTGGCAggccaggaagaggaggaagcccTGGAGGGGCTGGAGGTGATGGATGTTTTCCTCCGGTTCTCAGGGCTCCACCTTTTCCGGGCCGTGGAGCCAGGGCTGGTGCAGAAGTTCTCCCTACGGGACTGCAGCCCTCGGCTCAGCGAGGAACTCTACCACCGGTGCCGCCTCAGCAacctggaggggctggggggccGCGCGCAGCTGGCCATGGCCCTGTTCGAGCAGGAGCAGGCCAACAGCACCTAG